Below is a genomic region from Geoglobus acetivorans.
GCAGCGCTCAACCCCCACTTTGTGTGAAGAAAGGTCATGCCAAGAACTATGTAACCGACATGGGAAATTGAAGAGTAGGCGAGCATCCTCTTCAGACTCCTCTGCATTATGGCAAACACAGAACCCAGAATTACTGCCAGAGCGGCAATCCAGGCGATGAGAGTCCATACCTGAACGAACCTTTCCAGGAAGCTGACGGTGAAGACGGAGAAGACCACCCTTATCAGAGCATAGGCATTTATCTTGGCCATTGCCGTGGATATCAGCACCGTGACAGCGGAGGGAGAGTGTTCGTAAGCGTCAGGCTGCCAGGTGTGGAATGGAAAGAGAGCCATCTTTATCGCAAGCCCAATGAAGTAGAACACAAATGAGGCCTGCACGACCCTGTTCTCGTAAACTAGGGAGAGCAGGATCCTCGCGTCGAGCATGTTCAGGGTGCCTGTCTCCGCGTAGAGAAAAGCCGTTCCGAGCAGATAGAACGAGATTCCGACAGTCCCGAGGATGAGGTAGTTGTATGATGCAACGAAAGCCTTCCTGCCAGCCATTGCTATCAGCGCATAACCCGCGAGCGAGGCTATCTCAAGGAAGACGAAGAGGTTGAAGAGGTCTCCGGTAACGGAAACGCCAACCAGTCCAGATATCATCAGCTGCCAGAGTGTGTAGAAGTACGGCCACTTGCTCTCCTCGATTTCTTTTTCCACAACTCTCCTTGCGTAGATGGTTGCGAGAAGGCTGAACACGAGGACGATGGACAGCATGTAAACTCCGAGCTCGTCAACCACATACTCTATGCCCCACGGAGGTCTCCAGCCGCCCAGCCAGTACCTTATCAGCCCGTTTTTCAGGATGTAATTCAGCAGAATTGCGGAAAAGATCAGCTGGATGATTATAGTCGCGATAGATATGTAATATCCGGCTCTTCTGCTGAATATTCCCGATATCAGGATCGTGAAGGATGCTAACAGGGATATCGCAACAATCAATACTGGCAGGTGTTCCATCATTCTACCATCTCCCTCAGCTCTTCTTCGTCAAGCGTTCCGAACTCTCTGTAGATGCGAATCATCAAAGCAAGAGCTAAAGCGAGCGTTGCCGCTGAAACGACAATGCCCGTCAGCACCAGAACGTGGGGGACGGGGTTGACGTACATGTAGCCGTGCTCTATTCCCTTCTCCCAGACTATCGGCGCTGTCCCGCTCTTGAGGCCGAGCGTGTTCTCGATATCTCTTCCAACATCGGCCATGGATATGAAGAGCAGGAATATGGCCGTCTGGAATATGCTCAGCCCGATTATCTTCTTCACGAGGTTGTTGTAGACTATCGCCCCATACAGACCAATCAGCATGAGCACGACAAAGCTCCAGTAGTTGTAGCGCTCAAGGAACAGCTCAATCACGTCCATCCTCATCACCCTTCCACACGAGGTCGAAGAACAGCGAGGTGAAGCTCGCAGCCACGGTTATACCTATTCCGACCTCAATCACGTCAGCAATCAGGATCCCCCTCGCAACGGTGTGGGGTACGAACAGGCTGAGAAACGTTGCAGAGTAGTTCAGAAACTCGGCAGAGCCAAGACTGTAGAGCACGGTGAGCACTCCGACTCCGGCGTATATGTAGAGGCCGAAGCTCTTGAAGGCCGTGTTCCAGCTTTCAGGAGCTTTCTCCCTGCCCTTCTCTGCCCCGAAGGTTATGGCGTAGAGTATGAAGGATGCGGCGAGAATGACACCGCCCTGAAATCCACCTCCTGCTCCCTCAGTTCCCGTCATGACGTAAAAGCCGTAAAGCTGGATGAACGGGAGCATGGTTCGTATGGTTGTTTTGATGACCACGTTTACGTCATCACTCAAGGTATCCCCTCCTCAGCAGTGCTGCAACGCTAACCGCTGCTGTGAAAATGACCACGGTTTCTCCAAGCGTATCGTAGCCTCTGTAATCTGCAAGACCTGCCGTGACCATGTTGGGCGTGTTCATCTCCTCTTCGCTCTTTTCCTCCCACCTCACCGGAATGGAGTACCTGTACACCTTCAGCTCCCCGTTCGATGATTCGATGAAGTAGAGCTTCTCCAAATTGGGGAAGAACTTCTCGTTCTTCTCAATCAGCACATCCCAGCCATGCTCTTCTTCGTTCCACACAATCCTGTAAGTCCCATCCTCGAGGGGTGGCCAGTTGCTGGCTGTGGTGTACCCGATGGACTCTATTCTGCTCCTGATCTCATCGGGAAGAACGCCATTTTCGAGCTGTGTAGAAATTCCGCTGTCTTCGAGGCTGAAAAGCTCGATCCACTTGTTTGGAGGGGATTCTGGCTCTCCAAATGGGGGCATGTCTTCAACGACGTAAATGAACAGACCAGCGAGCATGAAAACAGCCATTGCTCCAACAACCGCCTTTGAAACGTTGATTTTGCTCGTGTCAAACCTCTTTAGCCTGGTGAGGCTTGCGACCATCAGGGCCGTTGATGCTCCCGCGCCAATGGCAGCTTCTGTGAAACCCACATCCACAGAGTTCATCTGGACGTAAATGCATGCCATGACGAACGTGTATGTGCCGAGGATTGCGATGGAGGCGAGTAAGTCTCTCACCATCAGTGCTGAAACCGCGGATACTATCAGGAAGATTATCAGGGCTATATCAAGCGGAACTATCATGCTGACCCTCCATAAAGACATGGGCTATCTTGTTCTGCATCGTCTGCTCGACCAAGAGTGGTTCAGCCAGTTTCCTGTCTATGGCATGAACCACAAATTTCCCCTTCTCCGGCTCAACCAGTATGGTTATCGTTCCGGGAGTCAGGGTTATGGAGTTCGCCATGAATGTCAGAGCGAGATCTCCCCTCAACGGGGTTTCGAATTCAACAACCACGGGGTCAAGGGGCATTTTCGGGTGTATGGCTCTCCATGCAACATCAAGGTTGGCGAGGACAATCTGCCAGAGCTCCCAGGCTATGTATGGTATTGCCCTCAGGAATTTCACGTGCCACTTTCTGCTCAGGTCAAATATAACGTTCCTCGACAGGTATGTGGTGATGAGGGCAGCAGCTATGCCCTGGGAGATGTGAATCGCATTGAAGTGGCCCGGAGCGTCGGGTGAGATGGCCCAGGCTGACAGCAGAACCCAGAATACGAACATCGTCACGAAAGTGAGTATCAGAGATATTTTCCTGTCCAGATTCTCGCTCATTGAGACTCCTCCTTCTTCCACATCTTGACCCCTGTGAGGTACGCTGCCCTGATCAGCGCGTGAGTGCCCACGGGATTAGCGAGCAGTATGAAGAACGACAGGAAGAGCAGCTTGACCGAGAGGAAAGAGAAGCCCTCATAGACCATGAAGCCCAGAATTATGAGCACCTCTCCGAGAGTATCGCATTTGCCTGCCGCATGCAATCTCGTGTAGAAGTCCGGAAATCGAATGATGCCGAGGGCTCCGGCTATCATGAAGAATACGCCGGAGAACATGAGCAAGGCTGAGACTACGTGTAGGGCTTCCATAACTCTCCCCTTTCAATATACTTGGCAACTATCAGTGTACCAACAAAGTTCAGCATAGCATAGGTCAGAGGGATGTCAACGAAAATCGGCCTTTCAAAGAGGTAGCCGATGACAACCAGAAGCACCACGACCTTCGTGCCTATGACGCTGGTGGCCATCAGCCTGTCGAGGGTTGTGGGGCCTCTGAAAACCCTGTACATTGTCATGAGAATTGACACTGTAATGAGAATGCCGACAGCGAGGAAAACGTCAAGCATCTCCATAGTGGATTTTAACTCCAATAATCAATATAAATAGGTTTCTAAAAATTCCTGAATGCCAACATCGTGAAAATTGAAAATGTTACACGATACTGCTGTCTTTAAATGTTTTCCGGGCAAATCCATCACGGGCGTTTGGCATCCGTACTGTATGCGATTGCAAGACCTCTTGCTATCGTTTCATCACCTTTTTTGACCTCCAGCCTGCAGAATGCAACTTTTCTGCCGTATTCTATCTCTGCCTCGGCAGTAAGTCTGTCACCATGAAATGCCGGTTTGATAAAATCCATTCTTATTGAGAGTGCGAATCTGGAGTAATTGCCGGAATTTACTGCAAGAGCAAAGGCAAAATCGGCCAGAGCCATTATGTACGCACCATGTGCAGTTCCATGGAAGTTCAGATAGTTGCTTGAGACAACTCCCTCCACCCTCGCGTATCCATCTCTGACCTCCAGAATCTCTGCATTCAGAAATTTTCTGAAACTGTCTCCATCCGGTTCTGGCTTGAGATGCTTCCCGGTCATGATCAGGAATGTGCTGTTAAAAAATAAATTTCTTGGGTACTTCTGCACCCTCGGAGTTTTCAACCATCCATTCTCAGATAAACCTGTCGAGGTTCATAGCCTTGTTCCAGGCTTTTGTAAAGTCATGGATGAATTTTTCTCCGGAATCGTCGCTGGCGTAAACCTCTGCCACAGACCGGGCCCATCATGGTGTCGAATATCAGATCAACCCTTGTTTTCCTGAATTTCAGTTCTCCGCTTTTTCTGTCATATCTCTTGAATAAATGGATGTTCTCATCTGCCTGTCTCCACTCAACCCCCATATCGAGCAGATTCACAAAAAGTCGTTGGTCAGCATGCCGGGTGTGTCTGTGAGAACTCTGTGATTCTCATATCTGTAACTGCCCCGGTGCATTTACTCTGACCCATGACCTGAGAAAACTATCGGATACCGATAGTAATAAATACAACACAATCAGAGACGCAATCAATGTCAGATGCGCTCAAGGGCATGCTCAAGCTTCTGATTCTCAGAGAGCTTGAAAGCGGAGAGGCAACGGGTTACGAGCTCATCGAGAGAATAGGAAGAATCGTATCAAAAAAACCGTCTCCCGGATCGGTTTATCCCCTTCTGAATGAGCTTCACGACCGGGGTTTTCTTGAGGTTTCGGTTAGGGGAAACAGGAAGATATACTCCCTCTCCACAAAGGGTAAGAGGGCTCTCGAAGAGTTGAAGGAAAGGGAAAGGATGCTGATACTTGATAAGATCAGGTTTCTGATGGAGGCGGGCATCCTTTCGGGTGAGAGTGTTGATGAAGCAGTAACCTTCGTCATGGAAAGAAGGGAGAAGCGCTGGGAGCTCTTCAGGATTAAAAACTGGTTCAGGCTTCAGGAGGCGATTCTGAAGGCATACAGAAAGAATCCTGAGAAGACTGAAAGGGCTGTTGAAGATGCCATAAGGATGTTTGAAGCTGTTGGGGACTCTGAAGGTGGGAAACATGAGGAGGTGTAGTATTTTTTCAGTGCTGATTTTGGCGGCATTTCTGCTGGCCATGGGGGTTGCAAGTGCAGAGAGTGCAGATTTCAGGTTTCACGTCTCGCCGGTCAGGGATACCTTCTATCCTGGGGAGGAAGCGGTTTTAACCCTGCTGATAGAGAATGACGCAAAGGTTAGCAGTTTTATCATCAATGAGAACACGTCGAATCTTCTGCCCCTCATCACAACTGCCAAGAACCTCAGAGTTGAGCTCAGCGGGAATCCACCTGTTGAGGTGAAGACGATCAATCCGCAGCTTGCCGGAGATCTGCCGTCGGGAATGGTTTCCAAGGTATCCTTCAGGATAAAGATCGATCCGGATGCTCGGGAGAAGGAATACACGTTAACCGTGAAGATTCACTTCACCTATGTCACCTACTCGATTGATCCGCTTACGAAAACGGCATACATAACCTATGACCATGACGTTTATCTCAAAAACGTCAACATTCGTGTGAGCAAGAAGGATTACGACTTCAACGTCAGGATTCTGAACTCGACCCTTCTGGCAGGAAAGAAAGATGTTGTGAGCGTGGAGGTCATCAACACGGGTAAGAATCCAGTACACAACACCTCTGTCATTCTGAACGCAACCCCACCTTTAATGCCAGATCCGACAGGCATGATTGCTTACATTGGGGATCTGGCCTCGAGAGAAAAGAGAACTGTATCTTTCAAGGTGTATGTGTCTGAAAACGCACTCAATCAGAGCTATCCAGCCAGGTTCGTTTTTCAGTTCAGCGACGCTGCAGGCTTTCCAAAAACTGCTGTAAAAACAGCCCCTATTTGGGTGGAGGGCAGCAATAGCATCGAAGTTGAGAACTGGCAGAGCATCCTGACTCCACCGCTGAACGCCCCTGTCAGGCAGAAAATAAGTGTCCCCTCTCTTCCATCCATCCCCTACATCCCATCGCTGCCATCTTCTTCGCCTTCATTTCTCTCCGGGAAAAAAGTCCAGCCCGCTTCAGGTGTCGTGACGATTCCGTCAAGAGGCATTGTGGAGGTCACACTCAAGAACACGGGAGAGGAGATGAGGGATGCTGTAGCCATACTGTCCTTTGACACCCCACTCATCCGTGTGGAGAACTCGCCATACATAGGGCATCTCGGCAGAAACGAGAGTGTCAGGGTTCTGTTCAACGTGGAGAACTTGGCTCAGGAAGGAAAGTACAGGGGATGGGTTGCGATCAGCTACACAAATCCCCGGGGAGATGAGGTTTTGACTGAAAAGCACTACATAGCCGTTGAGATTGGAGAAAGTCCCCTGCAGATAAGGGACGTGAAAGCCCTTCTTTCAGCCGGACAGAAAGGCGAGATGGTTGTGGAGGTGGAGAACGGAATCAAAGAGAGGCTTGAGGATGTCGAGCTGAGCCTCCTGTCGTCTGAACTCACGATAACGCCCCTCACCACAACTGCTTTCATCGGAAGCCTGGAAAGCGGAAAGGTTGGTAATGCAAGGTTCAGGATTGATGTGGATGATGATGCAGTCCTGGGGAACTACACCCTCTACCTGCTGGAGAGGTTTGAGATAAACGGAGCGGAAATAGTAAGCTCGGCCAGAATCCCGGTTTCGGTGGAGTCCAGAGGGGTGAAAATAGAAATAACATCGGTTGAAGCCACTCTTTACCCTGATTCCACGGGTGAAGTTGTCATAAAGCTAAAGAACTCTGGCAGCACCCTGTACAACACCATTGTAATGCTGGAGGTATCAGCACCGCTCTCGGTGGCTGGGGGAAGCTCTCTGGGCAGTCTCGTCGGTCAGTCACAGCCTGGCATGTACTTTGTCGGAACCCTTGAGCCCGGCAGCACAGCAGTGGTGAAGTACAGGGTGAAGGTTGACAAGGATGCGGGAGCGGGCAGCTATCCTGCAAATCTGAGGCTGAGCTATTACGATGCTGAGGGCTATAAGCATGAAACTGGCAGTTTCCCCATCGCTCTCGAGGTGGAGGAGAAGCCATTGATAACCCCGGTTCTTTTTGCTGCTGCTGCACTGGGGCTGATAGCCTTACTGATAGCTGCCGTAATTGCGAGGAGAAGCAGGAGGAAAAGAAAGTCTGAAACGAATGAACGGGAGAAATGAGAAGAATGGAAGCTGGACAATCCGGACATGTGGGATATGGCACGAAAGCAGTAAATCCGTGGCTCTCCCTGATTCCTGTGGCCACCGGAGTATTCATGGTGATGCTGGATACCAGCATACTGAACATAGCCCTCCCAAGCATAGCCGAGGAGTTCAACGCCTCAGCCTCCGACGTTCAGTGGCTCCTGAACGCATATCTCATAACTCTGGTTGTGCTGCTGGTCACCTTTGGCAGGCTGGGAGACATGGTGAAGAGAAACCTCCTTTACGTTACCGGAATGGCCGTTTTCATTGCTGGAAGCCTTCTCTGTGCGGAGTCCTGGGACATCTTAGTGTTCATTGTGGCCAGAGTGATACAGGCAGTTGGGGGAGCGATAATGCTGGGAAACAGCATGGCCCTGATCACAGAGCTATTCCCTCCGGGTAAAAGAGGGGCTGCAATGGGGCTTAACTCAATCCTCATCGCCTCCTCATTCGCATTCGGACCTGTGATAGGTGGCTGGCTGACGACGCATATGAGCTGGCACTGGGTTTTCTACATCAACCTGCCGGTGGGTCTTGCAGGAATCGCCCTCGGATTGACGCTGCTTCCAGCAATGGGTGAAAAGGCCAAGGTGCCGGTGGATGTGCTTGGACTGGCACTACTGTCCATCTCTCTTGGCTCCCTTACAATCGGAATCATCCAGGGGCAGGAGTGGGGCTGGAGAGACGACAAGACAATTGCGTCCTTCATAGTGGCGTTCTCATACCTTACAGCCTTCATCGTAAGGGAACTCACATGTGATTACCCCATTCTTGACCTGAATCTCTTCAGAATAAGAAATTTTACAGCAGGGGTTACTGCTCTCTTTTTCATGTCAATGGGGCTTTCAACCTCTCTGTTTCTCATGCCATTCTTCCTGCAGGGAATAAAGGGGTTGACGGCTGAGCAGGCGGGGCTCTGGATAATGCCGATTCCAATTGTGAACACCGTCATAGCCCCACTTGCAGGAAGGCTCAGCGACAGAATCAATCCGAAGATAACCATGTCGATGGGACCGGTGGTCTTCTCCATCGGGCTTTACCTTCTGAGCAAGATAAATGCAAACGTTACGTTCTGGGAGCTGCTGCCGGTGCTCCTCTTCATCGGCTCAGGCATGGGTCTATTGATGCCCCCTGCAATGAACGTTATGATGACCTCCGCACCCCCTCACAAGGCCGGGATGGCAAGTGGAACCATTCAGACTTCCAATTCCCTTGCAAGAGCCATGGGGGTATCGCTGGGCGGAATACTCTTTACAGGAAAGATGAACGAGCTGATTCCGAATTTCGGAAATGAGATTCCGAACCCGATGCAGATAAAAATACTGGAAGTTTTGGCCATGAAGGGTTATGCCGGTCCGATTGTGATAATCACAGAGGCTTTCATGAGGAGCTTCAGAAGTGTTTTCCTGAATGCCATACCCTTTATCCTGATAAGCCTGTTCATCGTGCTGGTGTTCCTGAGGGGTGGAGAGCATCTTGAAGCAATCGGTAAATCAGGTTTCACTGATCAGAGTGACCAGAATTCGCATGGTTCAGGCTGGCCTTACACAGTCGAGTAGATGAAAATACTGCCGGGAAACCGGCAGGTTCGGGGAGTAGGAGGACACTGCAACTCAGTACGTTCAGAACTGTGACTGAAGGTCACCTTATGAAGTTTATCCGCAATGCGTGGCAGCATGAGATTCATAAGTCTGCAACCTGAACCTGATCAATCAGATCCATCAGATATGGTTCATAGCCCTTTATGCTCTCTCCCCTTGAGCACATATATGCTATTTTGAAGGTTATTTCATGAGGGTATGGTCAGTAAAAGTGATATGCGCATATAACACCTGTAACTGTCTTACTTGGTTTTTCCTCTGCTAACTTATCGATAAGTATTGCAGCTTAACAACTTTCTTTCTTATACTCAATACGTCCCAGCTTCAATTTCATCAGGTTCTCTTATCATCCTCTCCAGTTCTTCAAAGCTCCGGGGGTTTTCCATCCTGCTGTGGGAATTTTGAGCCTTTTCTCGACTGCTGTTGTGGCTGGACTGAGAGAATACCTCAGCCTCGTTAAATGCGGTCAAAAAATGGAGTTTCTTACGGACCCGCCGGGATTTGAACCCGGGTTAGAGGCTCCGAAGGCCTCTGGGATATCCAAGCTACCCTACGGGCCCACAATGTACGAATTGAAATCATGGGTTTAATTTATTTTTCCAGCCACTGTTTTTCAATTTGTCCGCCCGGATAGAAAATATGTATGATGCTGTGTAAAAAAAAGATTTGCACACTGTGGTCAGATTTTCAGTATTTTACCCTCTCCACCGACAAGAATATCTCCTGTCCAACCATCCTCACTCTTTCTGAAGGTTGGAAGCAGATCAAATTCTCCCCCTATTTTTATGGTTCCGGATTTCATGTCTCCTCCTGCATAGCCACAGTCTCCATGGATGATTATCTCTCCACCTTTCATCTCCGTTCCGATGAAATCTCCAGCGTTACCTTTGATCTCTATTGTTCCTCCTGCCATCTTCTCTCCGATATAGTTTCCCGCATCGCCCTCTATCAGAATCTTTCCGCCCTGCATGCCGCTTGGGTTGCCGTAGTAAGCACACCCGATGAGGTTCTTTGCGTTACCATTGACGATTATCTCTCCACCTTTCATCTCCGCTCCAAGCCAGTCGTCAGCATTACCTTCGATAGTTATCCTGCCGCCCTTCATGTACGCCCCGCAGTTTGCCCCGATATTCCCTTTTATGACTATTTCTCCGTCATCCATTCCTGATCCAACCCATTTGACCTTTGAAAAGTCTCCATCGAGCAGGAGTTTTTTACCGTCTCCTTCTTTCTGGACATCAAACAGCTCTCCGAGAGTTTTCTCAAACTTTCCGTACCAGACTCTGAAGTTCTTTATTTCCTCAAGACTCTTCTCTGCAAGTTCGGGGGTGAGTTCAGCCTCAACGCTGACGTCGAATTCGAACTTTGGCTTAAGGATGAGCATCTCAGTTCACCTCCACTCTAACCGGGTTTCTCAACCATTCTTCCTGGATTCCGTAATTCTTTCTCTGGATTGTGTAGTAGCTGCTGAAGAAGGAGTTCAGGTCCTCGTCAATCGATTCGAGGCTGACCTTCTTTCTTGCGTCGACCCAGAATGTTCTTCCCCAGCTTTCGGCAACAACGGCACCATCCTTCACGACTATTTCGCCACCCTTTATTGTGTAAACAGGTTTTCTGAACTCTGAATTTATCAGCTCGTACTGGGCTGCAGGGTCAACATCGTCCGGGTTAATGCTGTAGATCGCAACATCGGCATCAGCCCCGATACCCAGATGTCCCTTGTTTTCCATTCCCATGACTCTTGCAGGCAGACTTCTCGTCATCTGGATGACATCGTATAGGGTTTTTTCGACCTCTATTGCTGGCAGGGATGTTGCTTTCTGGACGTAGGGGCTAACTCTTTCAAGTTCTTTTTCCCTCATCTTTCTGCTCATCAGCATGGCCATTACGTATGGATATTCTGTGAATGGTCCACCGTTGGGATAATCTGTTGTCAGAACCACTTTATCGCTGTCAACCAGCAAACCAAGCTCAAGCCCGATTGCCCACTGCAGGGCGTGAACGGGATTCTTGGGGAGGTAGACTATTGGCACTATTCCAGCTCCTCCCTCAATTTCGCTATCCTTGTTGACCCATCTCGATCCTGTGAGCTTGTGCAGGGTGAACTGGAATGGGGCATCACCGGTCATTGCGGTAGCATGTCCGAAAATTGCCTGTCCCATGTCAATGGTAACGTTATCCATCGAGTTCACAACCTTGGCGATCTCCTCGGCACCGCTTGCAACATCTCTCCATGAGCTTCCGGCATAAGCGTTAAACTGAACGTGGGTTACGTGGAGGGTCTGTCTTTTCTTGTTGGCCAGACCTGAAACGAGCTTCATTGTTTCGATCGTGGTCTGATAGTTTCCAGGATTTCCGAGGTTGTTGCAGTGGAGGTGCACAGAATGGGGGAGGTCAAGCTCTTCGTTGGACTTTACGAGCTCGGTGATGATCTCCTTGGGTGTAACTCCCCAGTTTGGCACCTCGTCTTCAAGGTTCTTTACGTTTCCTCCGTACATCCAGGCCTCAACGCCACCTGGATTTACAACCTTCACACCATAGCCCTTTGTTCTCTCAATTGCCCATGCAATGAACGCTTTCAGCTTTTCTCTATCCTTTTCGGCAACATATTTGAAAACAAAGTGCCAGTTTCCGAAAACGGGGAGCATTGCTTTATCCACTATTGGGATGGCGTCCAGCTCTTCGTGTGTGTGGGGTGAGCCTATCGGGGGTGATGCTGCCTCAACAGCAGTTGTATAACCTATTTTGGCATACTCATATCCGATGGCGGGGGATGTTAACAGCACTCTCCCGAGGGATACCCTTAATTTGTTGGCTGTATGTCTTACAATTCTCATCTCTTCTGGTCTCATCGTTCTGCCGACATTGATCTTGCTTCCTGCGATGTGTGCGTGCATCTCAACTCCGCCTGCAACGACAAGCTTGTTGTTTGCATCGATTACCTTGCATTCCTCCTTGTTCACTTCACTTTCATCGACGATTTTACCGTCTTTTATGAAAACATCCATTTTTTCTCCATCTACTTTATTTTTCGGATCGATAACAATACCGTTTTTAATCCAGAGCATTTCAATCACCCTTCAAGCTTCTCTTCCACAATTCTCAGCATCTCTTTCAGAATCTTCTCATCGCTCCAGTATGGTGAGTCAACGAGCTTCTTCACCCTTAATGGTATTCCGTCCATTCTGTATGCCCATCCCTCGGCCTCTATTCCAGCAACTGCAGAAGGTATTACGACATTCGACAGCAGAGTGGTCATGTTGGGGAACGGATCAATCTGAATCACGGGTATGTTTTTCATGTGTTCAACGGCTCTCCTCGGGAAGTGTGCAGCGGGATCACTGGATACCACGAGCATGGCATCACAGTCTCTTCTGAGAAGCATTTCCACAGCAGAAAACTCGGCAGGTGAAAATCTGGGATACCCTCTGCTGAAATCTATGGCATACTGGTAACCCACCTCCCAGGCCGGTACCTCTCCGGCACCCACGACATTGTAATGACCTCTCATTGGCCATATAATCCATCTTGCATATCTGTTGAGAAGCTGAATTAGCTTTACAGCGTTTTCGATGTTTCTGTCCCTTCCTCTGGATTGTGTTACACCCAGACCGTAGAGAATAACTCCGTATTTTGCGTTTTTCATCATATCTGCAAGCTCTGCAAGCTCTTCTTTCGGCACTCCTCCGACCTCATTTGCCTCGATATCCTCCCCCTTCACGAGTGCCCTCAGGGCAGAGATTATCGCATAGTCGTATCCGGGTTTTATCTGGATGAATTTGTCTGCCATCTTGGCAGATTTTGTTTTTCTCACGTCAACAACAATTACCT
It encodes:
- a CDS encoding formylmethanofuran dehydrogenase subunit C; this translates as MLILKPKFEFDVSVEAELTPELAEKSLEEIKNFRVWYGKFEKTLGELFDVQKEGDGKKLLLDGDFSKVKWVGSGMDDGEIVIKGNIGANCGAYMKGGRITIEGNADDWLGAEMKGGEIIVNGNAKNLIGCAYYGNPSGMQGGKILIEGDAGNYIGEKMAGGTIEIKGNAGDFIGTEMKGGEIIIHGDCGYAGGDMKSGTIKIGGEFDLLPTFRKSEDGWTGDILVGGEGKILKI
- a CDS encoding formylmethanofuran dehydrogenase subunit A → MLWIKNGIVIDPKNKVDGEKMDVFIKDGKIVDESEVNKEECKVIDANNKLVVAGGVEMHAHIAGSKINVGRTMRPEEMRIVRHTANKLRVSLGRVLLTSPAIGYEYAKIGYTTAVEAASPPIGSPHTHEELDAIPIVDKAMLPVFGNWHFVFKYVAEKDREKLKAFIAWAIERTKGYGVKVVNPGGVEAWMYGGNVKNLEDEVPNWGVTPKEIITELVKSNEELDLPHSVHLHCNNLGNPGNYQTTIETMKLVSGLANKKRQTLHVTHVQFNAYAGSSWRDVASGAEEIAKVVNSMDNVTIDMGQAIFGHATAMTGDAPFQFTLHKLTGSRWVNKDSEIEGGAGIVPIVYLPKNPVHALQWAIGLELGLLVDSDKVVLTTDYPNGGPFTEYPYVMAMLMSRKMREKELERVSPYVQKATSLPAIEVEKTLYDVIQMTRSLPARVMGMENKGHLGIGADADVAIYSINPDDVDPAAQYELINSEFRKPVYTIKGGEIVVKDGAVVAESWGRTFWVDARKKVSLESIDEDLNSFFSSYYTIQRKNYGIQEEWLRNPVRVEVN
- a CDS encoding formylmethanofuran dehydrogenase subunit B translates to MDAVCTFCGNVCDDVEFDVNTQKGKRFCALGLAKFREKERIKSPMIDGKEASYEEAIEKAADILVSSKKPLLYGWASTVNEAIRYGVLLTEKVRGVYDQCASVCHAPGTLAVIEEGIPGGSLGAIKNRADVVIFWGSNPLEAHPRHPTRYSVMAKGFLINDRKDRKVIVVDVRKTKSAKMADKFIQIKPGYDYAIISALRALVKGEDIEANEVGGVPKEELAELADMMKNAKYGVILYGLGVTQSRGRDRNIENAVKLIQLLNRYARWIIWPMRGHYNVVGAGEVPAWEVGYQYAIDFSRGYPRFSPAEFSAVEMLLRRDCDAMLVVSSDPAAHFPRRAVEHMKNIPVIQIDPFPNMTTLLSNVVIPSAVAGIEAEGWAYRMDGIPLRVKKLVDSPYWSDEKILKEMLRIVEEKLEG
- a CDS encoding DHA2 family efflux MFS transporter permease subunit, encoding MRRMEAGQSGHVGYGTKAVNPWLSLIPVATGVFMVMLDTSILNIALPSIAEEFNASASDVQWLLNAYLITLVVLLVTFGRLGDMVKRNLLYVTGMAVFIAGSLLCAESWDILVFIVARVIQAVGGAIMLGNSMALITELFPPGKRGAAMGLNSILIASSFAFGPVIGGWLTTHMSWHWVFYINLPVGLAGIALGLTLLPAMGEKAKVPVDVLGLALLSISLGSLTIGIIQGQEWGWRDDKTIASFIVAFSYLTAFIVRELTCDYPILDLNLFRIRNFTAGVTALFFMSMGLSTSLFLMPFFLQGIKGLTAEQAGLWIMPIPIVNTVIAPLAGRLSDRINPKITMSMGPVVFSIGLYLLSKINANVTFWELLPVLLFIGSGMGLLMPPAMNVMMTSAPPHKAGMASGTIQTSNSLARAMGVSLGGILFTGKMNELIPNFGNEIPNPMQIKILEVLAMKGYAGPIVIITEAFMRSFRSVFLNAIPFILISLFIVLVFLRGGEHLEAIGKSGFTDQSDQNSHGSGWPYTVE